TCCGATACAATTCTTAAGAATTTATCGGAGAAAAACAATCTGAAGGTTTCACAAACTGAAATCAATAACTACGTTAATAACCTAAAGGAAGAGATAGGAAAAGATTTTACCAATAAAGACCTTGCTCTTGAAGACTTCTTGATAACTATTAATGTAAGCAAGAATTCTTTTCCTAAGATCGTAGAGAAACTTCTTTTAGCTAAAAAAGAAGAAGATGAACTTACCAAAAATATCTCAGTGAGCGAAAAAGAGGTTAAAGATTTTTATAACGATTTCTGGACTGCCTATACCAGTGATCAAAACAAAAAAGATGCGTACTTTAAAGAAAACTACTCACTTATAGAGAAGGATGCGTTAACAAATAAGAAAAATAATTATGTAAACCAAACCCTTAGGCAAACACTAATTCGGGATAATATAAATTTAATAAAGGTTGATAACCCCTACAAAAAACTTATGAGGTTCTGGTATGGGACTTTCTTGGGAACAGATATTCCTGAAATCTATAGAATAACAAACATACAAGATCTTTTGACATGAAGAAAACACTGTTTACAATCGTAATTCTCCTTGTAGTTTTTTTACTTATGTTTGTTGTTGAGGAGGTAGATGTTAGTGATAAAAGTTTAAATACAGGGGTTGCTGGTGCAAAGGTCAATAACTTCATTACGGATCCATATGGGAAAACTGTTTTTTTGAATTTCTCATTTGCAAACCTTCTAAGCGTTGAAAGGATCGGTTACAAAACAACATTGGTCAAATTACCATTTAGATTACTTTTTAGAAAAACTGATGTTCAATTAGAAGAAGGAGACGCTCAATACATTAAAGAGCAAATAAATTCATGGCTTGGAAGTGTTATAGACTACAAATACACTTTCCAAAACATAACGAAAGATAAAAACTACACATTTACGCAGATAATTGATGGAGACAACATCTACACTAAAACCTTATATACCACAAATGAAAAAACTACTTCTTTAGAGATTTTTGTTTTAAATGGAAAGGTGTACACAAAAGAAGACGGTGGCTCACTAAGAGAAATTACAGAAAATAAAGAAGATTTCTTAGATTCTAACTTAATTCTTATCCCTTTGTCAGATGTAATTTACGATTTCTTTTCTGAGGTTAATGAAAAAGTGATTTTTGAAAGCCCTCAAAAAATTGTTTTTATAGGTAAAAATGCTAATTTAACTATGGAACTATTAACCGACGGACAGCCAGAAAAATTTACTTTAGAAGTATTAATGCCTGTAGAAGAAACCTCTATTTTAACAGTTGACTTAAAAAATACATCGGTGAGCATAAATGAAAACTGAAAGTGATCTTGAAGCAATTATTGAAAACTTCTTTGATGATTATTACTATACTTTTTCTTCATGGG
This genomic window from Caldisericaceae bacterium contains:
- a CDS encoding SurA N-terminal domain-containing protein, whose product is MKSSQTFKKKRKINIKKLLIPILSLLVIVAIFISVYTSVFLPWNNVFLEVDKNKITYDEINYQIYLAAKTLNAQLPSLTSSDPKELVAAKNVLQLAYVNTISDTILKNLSEKNNLKVSQTEINNYVNNLKEEIGKDFTNKDLALEDFLITINVSKNSFPKIVEKLLLAKKEEDELTKNISVSEKEVKDFYNDFWTAYTSDQNKKDAYFKENYSLIEKDALTNKKNNYVNQTLRQTLIRDNINLIKVDNPYKKLMRFWYGTFLGTDIPEIYRITNIQDLLT